From Sulfurovum zhangzhouensis, one genomic window encodes:
- the nhaD gene encoding sodium:proton antiporter NhaD produces the protein MAAEAAMHIDLTTTWVGILSLIIFVVGYYFIAAEDKYHINKAKPALFAGTLIFVLIGLYYAFNGLDGSHLHHEIEILIVEIAGIFFFLYVAMTYIEAMIDRKVFSTLRYNLVSKGYGYRKLFWITGLLAFFISPIADNLTTALILSTVLITIDARNKEFLVPSAINIVVAANAGGAWSPFGDITTLMVWVDGKGDFVDFLYLFPAAVLGWFVTAFLLSRFVPDATPPFHSDEKEEKIAPGGKVIMALFAVTIASAVLSHQVLHLPAMWGMMFGLAILKLYIYRMSREVRYDSEGVECPEVNVFSFIAKIENDTLLFFFGILAAVGGLHFLGFLEYFTALYSQFGPTAVNIGVGFLSAVVDNVPVMSAVLKSSPDMGPDFEAHAQWMLVTLTAGVGGSLISFGSAAGVGVMGKLHGIYTFSSHIKLAWTVLVGYIVSVAVWFLQFEVLHLH, from the coding sequence ATGGCAGCTGAAGCAGCAATGCATATAGATTTGACAACAACGTGGGTGGGGATTCTTTCCCTGATCATTTTTGTGGTAGGGTATTACTTTATCGCAGCAGAAGACAAGTATCACATTAATAAAGCAAAACCGGCACTTTTTGCAGGTACATTGATCTTTGTACTTATTGGATTGTACTATGCATTCAATGGGCTGGATGGTTCACATCTTCACCATGAGATTGAGATATTGATTGTTGAAATTGCGGGAATCTTCTTCTTTTTATATGTTGCAATGACCTATATTGAGGCAATGATTGACCGCAAAGTCTTCTCTACACTCCGTTATAACCTTGTTTCAAAGGGATACGGCTACAGAAAACTCTTCTGGATCACCGGTCTTTTGGCATTTTTCATCTCTCCTATTGCAGATAACCTGACAACAGCATTGATCCTTTCAACAGTATTGATCACTATTGATGCAAGGAATAAAGAGTTCTTGGTCCCTTCAGCGATCAATATCGTTGTGGCTGCGAATGCAGGGGGAGCATGGTCACCGTTTGGTGATATTACGACACTGATGGTGTGGGTTGACGGTAAAGGGGATTTTGTCGACTTCCTTTATCTTTTCCCTGCTGCTGTTCTCGGATGGTTTGTCACTGCATTCTTGCTTAGCCGTTTTGTACCGGATGCAACACCACCTTTCCATAGTGATGAGAAAGAAGAGAAGATTGCTCCGGGTGGTAAAGTGATCATGGCTCTTTTTGCTGTGACAATCGCTTCAGCGGTTCTCTCTCACCAGGTACTCCATCTTCCTGCAATGTGGGGTATGATGTTCGGTCTTGCGATCTTAAAACTTTATATCTACCGTATGAGCAGAGAGGTAAGATATGACAGTGAAGGTGTAGAGTGTCCGGAAGTCAATGTATTCTCATTTATCGCTAAGATCGAGAATGATACTTTACTCTTCTTCTTTGGTATCTTGGCTGCTGTGGGTGGTCTCCATTTCCTTGGATTCTTGGAGTATTTCACTGCACTTTACTCACAGTTTGGTCCAACAGCAGTAAACATAGGTGTCGGTTTCCTTTCTGCGGTCGTGGATAATGTACCTGTGATGTCCGCGGTACTAAAATCGAGCCCGGATATGGGACCGGACTTTGAAGCGCATGCACAATGGATGCTTGTAACGCTAACAGCCGGAGTAGGGGGATCACTCATTAGTTTCGGCTCAGCTGCAGGTGTTGGTGTTATGGGTAAACTACATGGTATCTATACATTTTCTTCACACATAAAACTGGCTTGGACGGTACTTGTTGGATACATCGTATCTGTGGCAGTATGGTTTTTGCAGTTCGAAGTACTTCATCTTCATTAA
- the nadB gene encoding L-aspartate oxidase encodes MPEKYDVLIIGAGIAGLYAAMNLPASKNVLVVCKDIPWECNTFYAQGGMTTALNEADVKLHVQDTMAAGAYHNDKQAVEILSRTSLETTPDLIKRGMKFDTGPNGNLLYTKEAAHSTERIIHAGGDATGRYIHYFMMVQNKHKLQRNTLVYDLLIENGRCYGVKATVNYQPTTIYADNVIIASGGVGSLYEYNTNSRTVSADIHGICVEKGIELADMEFMQFHPTVYVETPYARKLLLTEALRGEGAYVVGENGNRFLFDYDERGELASRDIVARGIFDYKRKTGEKVYLDFSMFDEKWFAKRFPNITQTFGALGYKFPKDRISISPAFHYSNGGIKTDINGCIDGMEGLYAIGEAARTGVHGANRLASNSLLEGVVFAKRAVDHLLSKEQKVTQTPVFDKDYGNILHKDNDKKYKHQLRKIMWEDIGIIRTKAGLHEAKNLIYDMKNREIGRLLRLRLNTASAIVEAALARKESLGSHYIES; translated from the coding sequence ATGCCTGAAAAGTATGATGTATTGATTATCGGAGCAGGGATTGCAGGCTTATATGCAGCGATGAACCTTCCTGCGTCTAAAAATGTATTGGTCGTCTGCAAGGATATTCCCTGGGAATGCAATACATTTTATGCACAAGGAGGAATGACAACTGCTCTAAATGAAGCGGATGTTAAGTTGCATGTTCAGGATACCATGGCAGCAGGTGCTTATCATAATGATAAACAAGCTGTCGAGATACTTTCACGTACTTCATTGGAGACCACCCCTGATCTGATCAAAAGAGGCATGAAGTTTGACACCGGTCCAAATGGAAACCTTCTGTATACCAAGGAAGCAGCACACTCTACCGAGCGTATCATTCATGCAGGCGGTGATGCGACAGGCCGCTATATACATTATTTCATGATGGTACAAAATAAGCACAAGTTACAAAGAAATACACTGGTATATGACCTCTTGATTGAAAATGGTAGATGTTATGGAGTAAAGGCAACTGTGAACTACCAGCCTACTACTATCTATGCAGATAATGTGATCATTGCTTCTGGAGGTGTAGGATCACTTTATGAGTACAATACGAATTCACGTACGGTAAGTGCGGATATACACGGGATCTGTGTCGAAAAAGGGATAGAACTTGCTGATATGGAGTTTATGCAGTTTCACCCGACAGTGTATGTAGAAACACCGTATGCTAGAAAACTACTGCTTACTGAAGCACTTAGAGGTGAAGGTGCGTATGTTGTCGGTGAAAACGGAAACCGTTTTTTGTTTGATTATGATGAGCGCGGAGAGTTGGCAAGCCGGGATATTGTAGCACGCGGTATTTTTGATTATAAGCGAAAAACCGGTGAAAAAGTCTATCTGGACTTCTCAATGTTTGATGAAAAATGGTTTGCTAAACGCTTTCCAAATATTACACAGACTTTTGGTGCACTAGGCTATAAATTTCCTAAAGACCGTATCTCTATCTCTCCGGCATTTCACTACTCAAATGGAGGTATCAAGACAGATATCAACGGTTGCATTGATGGAATGGAGGGATTGTATGCGATTGGTGAGGCTGCACGAACGGGTGTACATGGAGCCAATCGTTTGGCATCCAACTCATTGTTAGAAGGGGTGGTATTTGCCAAACGTGCAGTTGATCATCTCTTGTCCAAAGAGCAGAAAGTCACGCAAACACCTGTCTTTGATAAAGATTACGGTAACATTCTGCACAAAGATAATGACAAAAAATATAAACACCAGTTACGTAAAATAATGTGGGAAGATATAGGCATTATCAGGACCAAAGCAGGACTTCATGAAGCCAAAAATCTTATCTATGATATGAAGAACAGAGAGATTGGTAGATTGTTACGCTTAAGGCTCAATACTGCTTCTGCGATCGTTGAAGCGGCATTGGCTAGAAAAGAATCATTGGGATCACACTATATAGAATCTTGA
- the uvrC gene encoding excinuclease ABC subunit UvrC, with protein MKETIQNLPDSPGVYQYFDKTGKLLYVGKAKSLKNRVKSYWRFTPLFRPNPDQSSRILMMLSEAQKVEYIIVESEEDALILENSLIKQLKPKFNILLRDDKTYPYIYIDESVDYPRFEITRKVVKGKEITYYGPFPTGGRALLDAIYEVYPLVQKKSCLKEGKVCLFYQIKKCLGPCEGKITPEEYAKIIGEVKSSITKRKKLLNVLGDKMTNLAINERFEEAAKMRDMIQSISTLTLTSNIDIADRVDLDIFAIKNGDERGVIVKLFMREGKVISSSHSYFRHTHIYDENEAYKQALLEFYGVDVPHVSKQILTAHPFEDAEQVEHTLSKRFGQRIEIITPQRGPKKKLIELALQNCDELLRKPKEKNIIEQKVADLLDLSTIPYRIETFDNSHMMGAATVGGMVVWDEGIWDKSSYRRYELHAKDEYGQMKELLSRRIEKFAEEPAPDLWILDGGQANLNLAKKLLHEAGVNLDVIAIAKEKLDAKAHRAKGSSKDLLYTDGGVIELKPTDERLHWIQRQRDEAHRYAITYHQNKKRKEDIQVSFLNQKGIGKATLKKLIDYFGTFDSIQNASLEELTRVTNEKIAKIILNQKEEQ; from the coding sequence GTGAAAGAGACGATACAAAATCTTCCTGATTCCCCGGGTGTTTACCAGTATTTTGACAAGACAGGGAAATTACTTTATGTAGGAAAAGCCAAAAGCTTGAAAAACCGTGTGAAAAGCTATTGGAGATTTACACCTTTATTCAGACCAAATCCTGATCAGTCCAGCCGTATTTTGATGATGCTGAGTGAGGCCCAAAAAGTTGAGTATATCATTGTAGAGAGTGAAGAAGATGCACTGATCTTGGAAAATTCACTGATCAAACAGCTCAAACCCAAATTCAATATCCTTTTGAGGGATGACAAAACCTATCCCTATATCTATATCGATGAATCTGTCGACTATCCGCGCTTTGAGATCACCAGAAAAGTGGTTAAAGGCAAGGAGATCACCTATTACGGTCCATTCCCTACAGGGGGGAGAGCATTACTCGATGCGATCTATGAGGTCTATCCGCTTGTACAGAAAAAATCATGCCTCAAAGAGGGGAAGGTCTGTCTGTTTTATCAGATCAAAAAATGCTTAGGACCATGTGAAGGGAAGATCACACCAGAAGAGTATGCAAAGATCATCGGTGAAGTTAAATCCTCTATTACAAAGCGTAAAAAACTGTTAAATGTTCTTGGTGACAAGATGACTAATCTAGCGATCAATGAGCGTTTTGAAGAAGCAGCAAAAATGAGGGACATGATCCAGTCCATCTCAACTCTTACATTAACATCCAATATTGATATCGCAGATCGTGTTGATCTGGATATCTTTGCGATCAAAAACGGAGATGAGAGAGGAGTGATCGTCAAGCTTTTTATGAGAGAAGGTAAAGTGATCTCTTCTTCACACAGTTACTTCAGACATACTCACATCTATGATGAAAATGAAGCGTATAAACAAGCACTGCTTGAGTTTTACGGCGTTGATGTACCTCATGTCAGTAAGCAGATTCTTACTGCACACCCCTTTGAAGATGCTGAACAGGTGGAACATACACTTTCTAAACGTTTTGGACAAAGGATCGAGATCATTACGCCGCAAAGAGGTCCCAAGAAAAAACTCATTGAACTAGCACTCCAAAACTGTGATGAACTACTAAGAAAGCCAAAAGAGAAGAATATCATAGAACAAAAGGTTGCAGATCTGCTTGACCTTTCAACGATCCCATACCGGATAGAGACATTTGACAACTCACATATGATGGGTGCTGCAACTGTTGGAGGTATGGTCGTTTGGGATGAAGGGATTTGGGATAAGAGTAGTTACCGTCGTTATGAGTTACATGCAAAAGACGAATACGGTCAGATGAAAGAACTGCTAAGTCGCAGAATTGAAAAGTTTGCGGAGGAACCTGCTCCTGACTTATGGATCCTTGATGGAGGCCAGGCCAATCTTAACCTTGCAAAAAAACTATTACATGAAGCTGGTGTAAACCTTGATGTCATTGCGATTGCTAAAGAGAAGCTTGATGCAAAGGCACACCGTGCAAAAGGATCTTCCAAAGACCTTCTCTATACTGATGGAGGTGTCATTGAACTAAAACCTACTGACGAACGTCTGCACTGGATCCAAAGACAAAGAGATGAGGCGCATCGTTACGCTATTACGTATCATCAAAATAAAAAAAGGAAAGAAGATATACAGGTCTCGTTTCTTAATCAAAAGGGGATCGGGAAAGCAACACTTAAAAAGCTTATTGACTACTTTGGTACGTTCGATTCGATTCAAAATGCTTCATTGGAAGAACTCACGCGGGTCACCAATGAAAAAATTGCGAAAATAATTTTAAATCAAAAAGAAGAACAGTAG
- a CDS encoding PAS domain-containing protein, producing the protein MQRPEPIDEEFKFEQGLIVSSTDQKGIITYANRKFCEIANYSRGELVGKNHNIVRHPDMPKAAFQELWDTIKSGKEWTGVVKNLRKDGKYYWVYSHITPIEKDGEIVGYTAARRPASQTEINEIIPVYKELLEKEKN; encoded by the coding sequence ATGCAAAGACCTGAACCGATTGATGAAGAATTCAAATTTGAACAAGGTTTGATTGTCAGTTCTACTGACCAAAAGGGGATCATAACCTATGCAAATAGAAAGTTCTGTGAAATTGCCAACTATTCACGTGGTGAATTAGTGGGTAAAAATCATAACATAGTGAGACACCCTGATATGCCAAAGGCTGCATTTCAGGAACTGTGGGACACCATCAAGAGCGGTAAAGAATGGACCGGAGTCGTAAAAAATTTGCGTAAAGACGGTAAATATTATTGGGTCTATTCACATATAACTCCAATAGAAAAAGATGGGGAAATCGTAGGTTATACAGCTGCTAGAAGACCTGCATCACAAACTGAGATCAATGAAATCATACCTGTATACAAAGAGTTACTGGAAAAAGAAAAAAATTAA
- a CDS encoding hybrid sensor histidine kinase/response regulator, which yields MTIRNRLKLLGLVPITLLLLLASYFFITSYANFEKANALKLTLSNNAKLDNLLGQLGKERGLSSLFLGSEQKDYKDVLDKQRVKTDQVIGELKLEAISNDNAYLPFIADLVNKDLSKDLMAYDKMIKNLSGISATRKIIDSNNPDFKVVFSNEFSNKLTGPTLNTLLKVNNFALDTDITALISSLTQLYISKENAGLERDYVAYFMERRLSMSFEEIALWDEFKTKANLFDIEHVTNQQLREELRGLMTSPQANAMLSELAETSSAIQTDVDNGDYAEEPMDWFALQTKKVTLLSKAELLISNTLWQKSEAYLDRQILLLTIASTILFLSLILAYLAYTTTRDITRNIEELEDVLNKAVDEMKSSEQYLSSDIAAIENINLDTHEGTKEAYHFLDTLVETAKEDKLTALQANEAKSLFLANMSHEIRTPLNGIVGFTEILRSTDLNAEQREFLNIIDKSSENLLSIINNILDLSKIESNKIEIENIVFDAAEEFESALETYAVGAAEKNIDLNFYMDPNISKKLKGDPTKIKEIVINLLSNAIKFTSYGGEINVEIKRVDSHEGESNIMFSVSDNGIGMTKDQQARVFDAFSQADVSVTRKYGGTGLGLTISSQFVELMGGVLELESAKDKGTTFFFTIPLEEVASTEANYINAFTDVTIGKYQQDIPTKLDTYFEKYFNFYGNAVKHFESVGDLKELIDSDSCSSYWVDIDKAKQNILDAVRNIDKSKLIVIANITSRNKVEEIGVPQENVIYKPITMTKVQEVLSTTSETTPQIIEEAEAKQETYFDANILVTEDNIINQKLITRILQQHGINVDIANNGLESFEKRRSGNYDLIFMDIQMPVMDGIEATHEILDFEEDEEEAHIPIVALTANALKGDRERFLAEGMDEYITKPIETDELLYILNKFLSHKAVSEKKDIASAPTVAKTEEVESSTVSEVAINEETAEESPMIDLLMSDVSGKKILIAKKFLLEGRVLKQVLDNLGYEYVVLDNLSNLQTELASGNYDIVFTDSDLVTDEISNISDNIAIITAQNSKEQIESIIQENRG from the coding sequence ATGACAATACGTAACAGACTAAAACTGCTTGGACTGGTACCAATCACCCTACTACTATTACTGGCAAGTTACTTCTTTATCACTTCATATGCCAACTTTGAAAAGGCAAATGCATTGAAACTAACTCTCAGTAACAATGCCAAGTTAGATAATCTTCTAGGACAACTCGGTAAAGAACGTGGTTTGTCATCTCTTTTCTTGGGGAGCGAACAAAAAGACTATAAAGATGTTCTTGATAAACAAAGAGTAAAAACAGATCAAGTAATTGGGGAACTCAAACTAGAGGCAATCTCCAATGACAATGCGTATCTGCCGTTTATTGCCGATTTAGTCAATAAAGATCTTTCAAAAGATTTGATGGCTTATGATAAAATGATCAAAAACCTAAGTGGTATTTCAGCGACAAGAAAGATCATTGACAGCAATAATCCTGACTTTAAAGTTGTTTTCTCAAATGAGTTTTCCAATAAGCTCACAGGTCCGACACTCAATACACTTCTAAAAGTAAACAACTTTGCACTTGACACTGATATTACAGCACTTATCTCTTCACTTACGCAACTTTATATTTCTAAGGAAAATGCAGGTCTTGAGAGAGACTACGTTGCATATTTCATGGAAAGAAGATTGTCAATGTCATTTGAAGAAATCGCACTTTGGGATGAGTTTAAAACCAAAGCGAACCTTTTTGATATTGAACATGTTACAAACCAACAACTTCGTGAAGAACTTAGAGGTTTAATGACAAGTCCTCAAGCTAATGCAATGCTTTCTGAACTTGCAGAAACTTCTTCAGCGATCCAGACAGACGTCGATAACGGGGACTATGCAGAAGAGCCAATGGACTGGTTTGCGCTACAAACAAAGAAGGTAACACTTTTATCTAAAGCAGAACTTCTTATTTCAAACACACTATGGCAAAAAAGTGAGGCCTATCTTGATAGACAGATCTTGCTTCTAACGATTGCTTCAACCATTCTTTTCCTGAGTTTAATCCTTGCATACCTTGCGTATACCACAACAAGAGATATCACAAGAAACATCGAAGAACTTGAAGATGTCCTGAATAAAGCTGTGGATGAAATGAAAAGCAGTGAGCAGTATCTTTCTTCAGATATTGCAGCAATTGAGAACATTAACCTTGATACACACGAAGGTACCAAAGAAGCTTATCATTTCCTAGATACACTCGTTGAAACTGCAAAAGAAGATAAACTCACTGCACTACAAGCGAATGAAGCAAAATCTCTTTTCCTTGCAAACATGTCACATGAGATCCGTACACCGCTGAACGGTATCGTTGGATTTACAGAAATCCTCAGAAGTACAGATCTTAACGCTGAGCAAAGAGAATTCCTGAACATTATCGATAAAAGTTCTGAAAACCTTCTCAGCATTATCAACAATATTCTTGACCTTTCTAAAATTGAAAGTAATAAAATCGAGATTGAAAACATTGTATTTGATGCAGCTGAAGAGTTCGAAAGTGCTCTTGAAACCTATGCGGTTGGTGCTGCAGAGAAAAATATCGATCTTAACTTCTATATGGATCCTAACATCTCCAAAAAACTTAAGGGTGACCCTACTAAGATCAAAGAGATTGTTATTAACCTACTTTCTAATGCTATCAAATTTACCAGTTACGGTGGAGAGATCAATGTTGAGATCAAAAGAGTTGATAGCCATGAGGGTGAATCCAACATTATGTTCAGTGTTTCAGACAATGGTATCGGTATGACAAAAGATCAGCAAGCACGTGTATTTGATGCATTCTCACAAGCAGATGTTTCAGTAACAAGAAAATACGGTGGTACGGGTCTTGGTCTTACTATCTCAAGCCAGTTTGTTGAACTTATGGGTGGTGTACTTGAACTAGAAAGTGCAAAAGATAAAGGTACGACATTCTTCTTTACTATTCCATTGGAAGAAGTAGCTTCTACAGAAGCAAATTACATTAATGCATTTACTGATGTAACGATTGGAAAATATCAACAAGATATCCCAACTAAACTTGATACATACTTTGAAAAATACTTTAACTTCTATGGCAATGCAGTTAAACATTTCGAATCTGTAGGAGATCTTAAAGAGCTAATTGACAGTGACTCATGTTCTTCTTACTGGGTTGATATCGATAAAGCAAAACAAAATATTCTTGATGCTGTACGCAATATCGACAAATCCAAACTTATTGTCATTGCAAATATTACAAGCAGAAACAAAGTAGAAGAGATTGGTGTTCCACAAGAGAATGTTATCTATAAGCCTATTACTATGACCAAAGTACAAGAGGTATTGAGTACTACATCAGAAACGACACCACAGATCATTGAAGAAGCTGAAGCAAAACAAGAGACATACTTTGATGCGAATATTCTTGTAACTGAAGACAATATTATCAACCAAAAACTTATTACCCGTATCCTACAACAGCACGGTATTAACGTTGATATTGCCAATAACGGTCTAGAGTCATTTGAAAAACGTAGATCAGGGAATTATGATCTTATCTTCATGGATATACAAATGCCGGTAATGGATGGTATCGAAGCAACACATGAGATCCTTGACTTTGAGGAAGATGAGGAAGAAGCACATATTCCTATCGTTGCCTTGACTGCAAATGCACTGAAAGGCGATAGAGAAAGATTCCTTGCTGAGGGTATGGATGAGTATATCACCAAACCGATCGAAACGGATGAGCTGCTTTATATTCTTAATAAGTTCTTATCACATAAAGCTGTTTCAGAGAAAAAAGATATAGCGAGTGCACCGACAGTTGCTAAGACTGAAGAAGTTGAGAGTTCAACAGTTTCAGAAGTTGCAATCAATGAAGAGACTGCTGAAGAGTCTCCAATGATCGATCTGCTAATGTCTGATGTGAGCGGTAAGAAGATTCTAATTGCCAAAAAGTTCCTTCTAGAAGGTAGAGTTCTTAAACAAGTGTTAGATAACCTAGGATATGAGTATGTTGTACTTGATAATCTCAGTAATTTACAAACAGAATTAGCTTCTGGAAATTATGACATTGTCTTTACTGATAGTGATTTGGTTACGGATGAAATAAGCAATATTTCTGATAATATAGCTATAATTACAGCTCAAAACTCGAAAGAACAAATAGAAAGTATCATTCAAGAGAATAGAGGATAA
- a CDS encoding response regulator, translating to MALKVLIVDDDFINRKLLQTLLKKNPKVIETIEAENGSDALDKLKKDPSINVVLLDIMMPVVDGVEFLKIFRADMTNSHIPVIVLSTDDTRKTEVFENGANDFLRKPVKEGDLSAKLEQWS from the coding sequence ATGGCACTAAAAGTACTAATAGTAGATGATGACTTTATCAATAGAAAATTGTTACAAACTCTTTTAAAGAAAAATCCAAAAGTTATAGAGACTATTGAAGCAGAAAATGGCTCTGATGCTTTGGATAAGCTCAAAAAAGATCCAAGTATCAATGTAGTGCTGCTTGATATTATGATGCCTGTGGTAGACGGTGTAGAATTCTTGAAGATATTTAGAGCAGACATGACTAACTCTCATATTCCTGTGATTGTACTCTCAACAGATGACACAAGAAAAACAGAAGTATTTGAGAATGGTGCGAACGACTTCCTGAGAAAACCGGTAAAAGAAGGTGATCTCAGTGCAAAATTGGAGCAGTGGTCTTAA